The Caballeronia sp. Lep1P3 genome segment TGCCGTTTGGCGAATGCGGGATCGATGAGCGCGAACGCCGCCGCATGAAACGCGAGGTCCCACGACGCGTACCACGGGTATTCCCACTTGTCCGGCATCGACACGATGTCCGCGTTGCACAGATGCCGCCAGTCCGCGTTGCGCCCGAAGCGCCGCTGCTTCGGCGGCTTCGGCTGCAGCGGATCGCCGTCGAGCCAGCGCGTGACATCGAACTGATAGTACTGCTTCGACCACAGCATGCCCGCGAGCGCCTGCCGCTGCACGAGCCGCTGATCCGCGCCGGCGATGTCGTGCTGAAGCGCGGCATAGAACTCGTCCGCTTCCGCGATGCGCCGCGCGAAAAGCGCGTCGGCGTCGAATGGCGCGGCGTCCGGCTGCGATTCCGGGCGCCAGCGCAGATAGACCGTCGCGCGCGCGTGCGGCGCGAGTTCGACATGCACGCGCGCCGCCGCGCGCGTGCCGCTCTCGCGGCTGATCGCGGCTTCGTCGTTCTGCACGATGTAGTCGTTGAAGCCGTCCTTGAACGGGCCCGCGCCTTCCATGCGGTACAGGCGCTTCACGTTCGTCTCGTTCTCGCAGAACAGCCATTCGACGTTCGCCGCGTCCGGCGACCACGCCGTGACGACCATCGGTTCGTGCCCGAGATGCGCCGCCGCCACATATGTCGCCCCGCCCGCCGTTTTCAGCGTGAGCGACGGCTTGCCCGGCGCCGGCTTCCACGACCACGTATTGCGCGCCCAGACTTGCGGCAGCACATCGAGCGCGGCCGGATTCTCCGCGCGATTTTCGATGGAGACGCGCATCACGATGTCGTCGGGCGTGTGCTTCGCGTATTCCACCTGCACGTCGAAGTAGCGCCCGTCGTCGAATGCGCCGGTATCGAGCACTTCGTATTCGGGCATGTCGGCGCCGCGCCGCGCGTTTTCGTCGACGAGATCGGCGTAGGGAAACGCCGCGTGCGGATACTTGTACAGCATCCGCATGTAGGAATGCGTCGGCGTGCCGTCGACGTAGAAGTACAGCTCCTTCACGTCCTCGCCGTGATTGCCTTCCTGATTCGTGAGGCCGAAGAGCCGCTCCTTTAGGATCGGATCACGCCCGTTCCAGAGCGCGAGCGAGACGCACCAGTTCAGCTTGTCGTCGCCGAAACCGGCGATGCCGTCCTCGCCCCAGCGATACGCGCGGCTGCGTGCGTGATCGTGCGGGAAGTATTCCCACGCGGTGCCGGATTCGCTGTAATCCTCGCGCACGGTGCCCCATTGACGCTCGCTCAGATACGGCCCCCAGCGCTGCCAGCGCGGGCATTCGCCGGAATGCAGCCGCGAGCCTTCGACGGTGTCGAGCTGGTTGACGGTGCGCGTCTTGGTCATGGCATCTCCTGAAACGCGGCCTCGGGGCCGCTTACGGCAAACGGCTAATTTAGCGCGTTTTGGCGAAACGACTGCGATGCGTCGCGCGCTCGACGGCC includes the following:
- a CDS encoding glucosidase, yielding MTKTRTVNQLDTVEGSRLHSGECPRWQRWGPYLSERQWGTVREDYSESGTAWEYFPHDHARSRAYRWGEDGIAGFGDDKLNWCVSLALWNGRDPILKERLFGLTNQEGNHGEDVKELYFYVDGTPTHSYMRMLYKYPHAAFPYADLVDENARRGADMPEYEVLDTGAFDDGRYFDVQVEYAKHTPDDIVMRVSIENRAENPAALDVLPQVWARNTWSWKPAPGKPSLTLKTAGGATYVAAAHLGHEPMVVTAWSPDAANVEWLFCENETNVKRLYRMEGAGPFKDGFNDYIVQNDEAAISRESGTRAAARVHVELAPHARATVYLRWRPESQPDAAPFDADALFARRIAEADEFYAALQHDIAGADQRLVQRQALAGMLWSKQYYQFDVTRWLDGDPLQPKPPKQRRFGRNADWRHLCNADIVSMPDKWEYPWYASWDLAFHAAAFALIDPAFAKRQLLLLVKDRYQHPNGQLPAYEWAFGDANPPVHAWATWRVYEIDRAITGTGDRDFLELVFHKLLLNFSWWVNRKDADDRNIFQGGFLGLDNIGIFDRSSPLPTGGHIDQADGTAWMAAYALDLMRIALELAYANKVFVDIAVKFFEHFLYIAEAVSCEDGCDTGLWDTEDEFFYDKLRLPDGSSVPMRVRSIVGLIPLFAVHVLEPRVYKSLPELRERLHWFLEHRSDLSRLVSRWNIAGQGNSVLLSLLRGHRMKALLKRVLDETEFLSDHGVRALSRVHRDEPFVFYHNSESFSVQYQPGESTSRVFGGNSNWRGPVWMPVNYLLIESILEFHRYYGDDFRVEYPTGSGQKFSLAEIADELARRVTTLFLLDKNGERPVMAAYPLLQADPRSRDLVLFHEYFHGDNGRGVGASHQTGWTGLVALLLQPRAMGPSGVVPLAGEADADVQEFPGAK